CCAGccgaacacacactgtaccacACTGAAACTGACCCAGAAACAAACCCAATCACCAAAACCAACccagtcaaacacacactgtacctcacTGAACTGACCCAGAAACCAACCCAGccgaacacacactgtaccacACTAAAACTGACCCAGAAACAAACCCAGTCACCAAAATTCACCCAGccgaacacacactgtacctcacAGAAATGACCCAGAAACCAACCCAGCCGAATACACACTGTACCACACTGAACTGACCCAGAAACCCACCCAGTCACCAAAACCCACCCCgtcaaacacacactgtacctcgCTGAAGTTGGCAGCATTGAGCTTCGCCTGGGTGATCTCTGGCCTTTCCGCCGTCATGGTGTAGTTGTGTCTGTAGTTTTCTCCTGCCGCTTTGTACAGACGCTGATGTGAAACAGGACAAGAGTTTGGTACTTCGCATTACCACGTCCTCCATTTTATGGCCCTAGTCTCTTTGATTGTTACTTTTCCTGTCAGGCTTTGGGCCCAACAAGTCAGTCATAGAAATTTCAGAGAAGAACATCCCTTTAAACTAGTCAGGTATCTACTTTCTCTCCAATTGGAAACAGGTCGTGTTGGAAATCTGCTCCAGGTTTCCAGGTCCTCACCTCATTGGTGATCTTGCTGCTCATTTTGGCGTGGACAATGTCTGGAGAATCCGCGACTGACGTGTGCTTGAACTTGTGTGGCTGCTGGCGGTACTTTCTCTGAGGAAGGAGGTGAGCAGAGAGAACGTCACTTCTTCTCAGTGATCTGAGCTGAGATCTCTGTGGAATGTTCCGAGGCTCCCGCTCACCTCGCTGAGGAGGTCGGTGGCTCGTCTGGACTCCTCTATCTGCAGAGCTCCTGTGGCGACCCATGCTGCTCCACGGAGGTAATTCAGGTCCGAGCGGTAGAGTTTCTGCAACGTACACACATTCATAATTATTGATTACAATTTTTTAAGATGCACAGACGTTGGTGAAAGTGTCCTGACCTCGCTCTGGAGCTCGTAGGCCCTCTTGGCAGCTTGGACCTTGAGGTCATCGGGCAGTGAGGTGTACTGGTGCAGGGTGTGTCTGTAGTCCTGCTCACTGACCAGGGCCTGGGCTTTCTTGGCGTGGGTCACCTCCAGCATGTCCATGGGCAGGTGGAACTGCGAGTGAACCTTCACTGAGTCCTTCTTATATTTGATCTAAAGGGAGTGAGATCTGGATTAGAGAGAGACTGaaaccaagttttttttttttactttttatttaaagttcaTAATGCACAGATTTCACTCACGTCACTCTGCAGTTTGCCGGCATGGACAGAGTGGGCAATGTTAATGTCATCCTCCAGACCTTTCAGTCCAATCATCTTACCCTTCATCTTCTCAAACTGCTCCTTGTATTTTTGCTGAATGTAGAGGGGGGAACAGCAGACCATGTTAAACATTTTGGATTTGGCCGAAGGAACAAGAACCGAAGAGGAAAAGACGTACATCGCTCAGAATCTCGCCCGAAGTCTTTGCGGCCTGGAAGGTGATGGCGTCCAGACGCAGCTTATAGCCGGCATCCCTGATCTTGGTCCAGGACTCTTTGTAGCGTTTctgtgagacaaaaaaaaaccccacaatgcCATAAACATGACCGCCACTGCTGTGGAATACAAGTGCCACACTCATCCTGGCACTCACTTCACTGAGGTTCCTGGCGTTCTGCTTCGCCTGGACGTGTTCTGGGAGTTCGCCTCTCAGGGTGTACTGGTGCTTTACACTCTCGCCCTTCTCTCTGTACAAACGCTGTTCCACAATTCCACAAGCAAGTCATGCACACAGGATTTATTTCAATAAACCACTGGTCACGTGACACACTGGGAGGCTTACATCTACTGCCAGCTTGTTGCTGAGTTTGGCCTGGACCATCTCTGGTGAGTCCTCCACACTGGTGAACTTCAGTGCTGAGACATCCTGACGATATTTCTTCTACGATACAGTGGGGTGGGGAAATCAGGATACACTTTATTATACTATAAAATACCCTGCCCGGCCTCAGGGGACCATCAAGTCCCCATGGCGCGTCTCCCTTCTATTCCTGAAGTCACTATTTTAACACACAGAGCAAGGGCTAATAAAGGTCAAGCGGAGCGGAGTTGCTTATGAGAGCAGGTTCTAAATGTTCTCCCGAGAGCTTTATCAGCGTCAAACAGCGACCATGGATCATAATTCATGGGCCgcatctacatttacatcatttatcagacgcccttatccagagcgacttacaatcagtagttacagggacagtccccctctggagcaatttagggttaagtgtcttgctcagggacacaatggtagtaagcgggacttgaacctgggtcttctggttcataggcgagtgtattacccctaggctgctaccacccaaaCCACCCATCTTAAGTCAGTTAGGAAATTGCATTTTCAAATACATCTTCATTTACACTACAACACGTACAAACGCATTTACATGTACTATTATAACAGTTATGCACCAATTTCACGACTTTATTCTTTTTACCTTGGCCATTTATACACAGTCCACATGCTGACCTGGTCATCACAATCAGGTCAGAATGAAAACTTTCCCTCGTTTCTATCAATTCAATTACATGGGTCCTAAGTGCTTCAGAGCCTCAGAGCCTTTTGGAGAATTTCATACCTCACTGAGGACCTCTCCGGCTTTCTTGGCCTGCTCTACGTCCAGCGACCCGGCAGCCGTCCAACCCACTCCTCTCATCCAGTTCAGGTCTGACCGGTACGTGTTCTGAAGGTGTACGTTTGCAATTTATGTAAAGGGTCCAGATATTTACTGACAGAGAAACGTAGTAGAGAACGGAGACGTACGTCACTCTGGAGATGATAGGCCTTCTTGGCCCACTGCACCTTCATGTCGCTGGGCAGGGTGGTGTACCTGTGCAGGAAGGTTCTGTACTTGGTGTCGGTGGCCAGGTCCTGGGCCTTCCTGGCGTGGGTAAGGGTCAGCATGTCCAGCGACGCGCTGTGGCGGCTCTTTGAATCCTCGTATTGCTTCTTGTAACTGCGCTCGCTCTGCAGCCTGGTGGCATGGGTGGAGTGTGAGAGCTGAGAGTCACCAGCCACCGTCTTCACGCCAATCATTTTACCCTTCGTCATCTCGTAATTCTGCTTGTATTTGACCTGTGGAGCATTGTCATGTTAGACCAAACGTAATTAAGGCATTTATTTGTTGCTTCATGACAGCCACTGATACCAGGCAGATAGAAACTCACATCGCTGGCCAGGTCTCGCTTGGCTTTAGCAGTGAGGATGGACAAGGAGTCCAGGCGGAGCTCGAAGCCCTTCTCCCTCTGCTCTTCCCAGCTGCTCTTGTATGTTTTCTTTAATAGTAGATAAGAAAGCAGGTCAGGACTATTAAAACCAGCTTATTAAGGGTCTGCATAGCTGGCAATGGCGCAGCCTTACGGCACTGAGGAGGTCTGCGTTGGCCTTCGCCTGCCTGAAGAGCGGCTCGTCCTTGGTCATGGTGTAGTGGTGCATCGTTCTCTCCGTACCCGCCTTGTACGCCAGCTGTACATTAAAGGTCAGACATTTCACGTCCGCAACTCGAACAGCCTGGCTGGGCTGGGTTTTAAACCAGGTTTGAATGTCTAACCCCGCTCTGCAGCTCCTGGCTTTTCTTGGCGTGTCTGATGGTCGGCGTGTCGGCGACCTGGGTAAACTTCACGCCGTCCACCTTCTGCCGGTACTTCTTCTGTAAGACGAGTAAAGGAAAGATCGCACAGGTTACAGAAGGCAGCGGTGCGGCGGTGGTCCAGAACGACGTGCCCTGGTCCTTGCGGTCTCACCTCGCTCACCAGCTCTCCAGCCTTCTTGGCCTGAGCCACATCCAGACACCCGTCCGCCTCCCAGCCAACCCCCTTCATCCAATTCAGGTCAGAGCGGTAAACGTTCTGTGGGGAACGACccacagtcagggttaagagCAGCATGATGACGCATGACCATCTGAGACGAGGCTCTCACCTGGCTCTGAAGGTTGTAGGCCTTCTTGGCCTGCTGGACCCTGACGTCATCAGGAAGGATGGTGTAGTCGTGCAGCTTCTTTCGATACTCCAAGTCGCTGGCCAAAGCCTGGGCCTTCTTGGCGTGGCTGAGGTTCACCATGTCCTGAGGCAGGTGGTACTGGGACCGGGATTCTTTGGAGCTTTTCTTATAGGCAATCTGCGATTGACATGAAAAAATCATGATCCGCTAGTATCCATGGTGAACGTTCTCCTTGGTTATTTGCGACTCACCTCGCTGCTCATTTTGGCCACCTGTAGAGAGTGCAGCGTCTTGGTGTCGCTGATGTTCACACCCACAGCCTTGTCCTTATTCTTCACGAAGGACTCTTTGTATTTGACCTGTTGAACGGAACGCTGGTTAGACCCGTCTCCCATTAACGGGCATGGCGCTCTGGGAGTGATGGCGGACTCACGTCACTGGCCAGGTCACGAGACGCTTTGGCAGCTCTGATGGCGAGATCGTTCACACTGGCGTCACAGGCTTTGGTCTTGTTCTTCTCCCAGTCCTCTTTGTATTTGATCTGTCCAGGGGGTTCAGAGGTCACCGGCTGTCACCTCCCTGGGGAGGTAGTGATGCTGCTTACAGGATCTTACCTCGCTGAAAAGCTCAGCATTGGCCTTGGCCTTCTTGATCTGCGGCAAGTCCTGTGACAGGGTGTACTGAGTCTTGGTTTTTTCATAGTCAGCTCTGTAGTTGAGCTGTGCAGAGGAGCAGACGGTGGCCAACCTCAGCAGACACTCCACAGATCACATGCTTAGCATTAGCCATTTCTGCCCGCTAATTGGTCAGTAATAAGCAATATAAAGTCCTTCTTTCAGGAAGGTAACCATGGAAACCCCCGTACGTACGTCGCTGAGCTGCTGCGCGTTGATTCTGGCCTGGACGATGTCCGGCGTCTCTGTGACGGAGCTGAACTTCAGCTTGTCGATGTGCTGTCTGTAGTTCACCTGTAAGATGACAAAAACGACTACCAgttatttacatgtattaataCTGAAATGGATTGCTTTTATATTAGCGCATCTAAACATATTCTTCATAAACGTTATAATCacgacacacagaaacataatgAAGCATTTTGATTTATGTTGACGATTATGGCTGATAGCtcacagaacataaaaaagatTCACAATCCCAATCCAGAAATGTACTTGGTTGGGTCTTGGTTAAATTACCGAGAAAAATGAGTTCAGCAGATGCACTAAATACTGTATTATATAAAAAGATGTCAATATAAATAGCCTCACATCCTTCAGGGGCTCCAGCTTCCTCTGGGTCTGGTAGGAGGGCGTGATGGTGGCGGGATAGTTGTATTCACCCTGCTCATTCTCTGACTTGTAAGTAATCTGAAGCAttaaagacagacacacagataaaCACTTGGAAAGAAAATTCACCGTGAAATTTTATAAGAACGAGCATGAAACTTTAAAAAGTGGCTCAATATAATTTTGTTTCTCCCACTGGCGAGTGTCTGCTATGAGGAGCCTTACATCACTAGCCAGCTTCCCGGCCTTCATGGCATGTAAAGTCTTCTTGTCCAGCCCGGAACCTTCGTAGTGACCCTTCATGTGGTTGGTGTACTGTTCCTTGTACTTGTTCTGTGGCCACGGAACACAGAAAGCGTTTCTGCAGCACTATAAAGAGATGAAGTCACAAAAGCCACCCCGACCCTGCTGAAAACGCGGCACGCACTTCACTGGTAAACTTGGCCATCTTGGCGGTGTTCTTGAACTGCGGCGTGTCACAGTAGTTGATGCTGTGGCCCTTCGTGTTCTCCAGGTCCTTCTTGTACTCGACCTAGGAGAAGACGATCCATTCAGTAACTCTAAAGCCTAAAATTGGATTGTGCCCCACTAAAAGTAACCAAAGCCACTCCAAACAGCcatcttggggcagtggtggcctagcggttgaggaagcggctccgtaatcagaaggttgccggttcaaatcccgatccgccaaggttccactgaggtgccactgagcaaagcactgtccccacacactgctccccgggcgcctgtcatggctgtccactgttcactcagggtgatgggttaaatgcagaggacaaatttcactgtgtgcaccgtgtgctgtgctgctgtgtatcacatgtgacaaccacttaactttactttaaagCCGTGGTAACTCAATATTCTATGACAAATAGATGTCAGGTGGGGCACACTAAACTGAGAGTGGCCTGTCACAGTGGCATCCAGGAGCCAGACTGTCTGTAGGATGATGACATGCGTGGATTGTGTTGGTGACAGTGGGTGACATGCCCACCTCGCTGACGATCTTGTTTATTTTGCGGGCGCTCTTCAGTGTCAAGTTGTCCTCGGTGTTCAGGTTATGATAGTGGGCAGATCCTTTCATCTTCATCAGATCTTTCTTGTATTTcagctaaaaataaataataaaaacactgaaagacttttttttgtactttttcccCTTTCATCTTGCTGCACATGTTCATGTGATGTTGCAGTGGCGTGGACaagaacattcacacacacacacacatagagacagCGTGTCTGACTGTCAGGCAGCAGCTTTTGTAGTGACAATGTGAGCCTCGTACAACCCCCCAGCGGTGACATGTGACGatgacgttgtgtgtgtgttccagcgtGAGTTCGTACTCACATCGCTGGCCAGGTCGTGGGCCTTCTTGGCCATGTGATAGGCGGGAGTGATCATGGCCGGGAAGCTGCCTTTGCCCCTCTGCTGCTCGTATTCCTCGGTGTAGGCGAGCTACGGTAGATCAGAACGGTAAACAGGAGGATAATCCTGCGCTTTATCGTGGCAGTTCGTGTGGACTGTCCCCTTTCTGAGGAACACAGTTAACATATTTCATGCAGAGTTTTAAACGTCACTCATCTCATGACCCGACGAGCCTCCCTCTGGATCATATTAGCATCATATTATGGGAAATCTGTTTAAGAGGCTGAAACCCATGACACCGAAGATCCGGCGTAAAAGCGGCGTAAAAGCGGCGTAAAAGCGGCGTAGCGACGCTGAGCACCTGGCTGCAGTTCTCGGCCGTCTCGCGCGCCTGGGCAGATTCCGCCATTCCCGCCTCGGCGCTGCCCTTCCCCTTCAGCTCCTGCTCGTACTTCTGCTGGTACTTCACCTGGGGGTGGATGAAGGAAGGTCAAAACTGTCCAACGTGTACAACAGAGACTGGCAGGATGATACAGGGATGTCACTGAGTAAAGcatcttggctgcccactgctcaccaagggtgatggttaaatgcagaggacaaatttcactgtgtgtaccgtgtgctgtgctgaagtgacaatcacttcacttttccactTTAGCATGTCTCTGTATTATCTGGGATTGTTATGTTACATAACAACGTCTTCCACTGAACATGGCTGAATATTGCCAATCATATTTACAAGCGGCTTTATGCAGGACTGGCATGGGGAAGACGTCTTTAGTTGTCATTTATTGTCTATTCTCCCTTCTCTACTTGTATTTAACTACATGTTGCAGCCATCTGTCACAGCTAATGTTAACATTGACGAAATGTCCTCAATTTTTTacgtttagccagtgttcacttttttttctctcattaaagtagttaaaaatgtatttgttatatatatataagtattattattattttactttactgtaattctactgtttgtttggtttattcacattaaaataaaatatttcagggTATGTCTGTCTCCCTGAAGTTCATGTGTTCATGAGCTGATTTGTCTTGCTAAagatattattaaaatgtgaaagtgattgtcattgtgacacaatgcagcacagcgcacggtgacacaaacaaaaatgtgtcctctgcttttaatcatcacccttggtgagcagtgggcagccatgacaggcgcccggggagcagtgtgtggggacggtgctttgctcagtggcacctcagtggcaccttggcggatcgggattcgaacccataTGCTGTGCGTGTCAGAAACTCACTTTGCTGGCCATCTCGCCGGCTTTCTTGGCCACCTGGTAGCCGGGAGTGAAGTGGGCGGGGAAGCTGCCTTTCCCCCTCTGCTGTTCGTAGCCCTCGGTGTAAACATGCTGCACGGAGGCACATTTCACTAATAAAgacccgctttactccaccccctCCCAGACAACAGCA
Above is a genomic segment from Denticeps clupeoides chromosome 8, fDenClu1.1, whole genome shotgun sequence containing:
- the nrap gene encoding nebulin-related-anchoring protein, giving the protein MNIQSCARCGFAVYPAEKINCIDQNWHKACFHCDVCKMVLTPNNFVSHEKRPYCQVHNPRNNSFTSVYETPVNINAKKQAQAASELKYREDGERFMSTFHYDMRSKDIEQARKASQLSSQTAYKAEFSEQQSWYSGSITNQEVVRVAQAQKSISNVEYKKSHKEQVTQFSSITDSPEILLAKTGTSLASDVQYKEEYDQSKGKGSFPAMITPAYEHAKKAHAIASNLEYKKGHEERVSKYTAVTDTPEVLLARAQTQMTSDHVYTEGYEQQRGKGSFPAHFTPGYQVAKKAGEMASKVKYQQKYEQELKGKGSAEAGMAESAQARETAENCSQLAYTEEYEQQRGKGSFPAMITPAYHMAKKAHDLASDLKYKKDLMKMKGSAHYHNLNTEDNLTLKSARKINKIVSEVEYKKDLENTKGHSINYCDTPQFKNTAKMAKFTSENKYKEQYTNHMKGHYEGSGLDKKTLHAMKAGKLASDITYKSENEQGEYNYPATITPSYQTQRKLEPLKDVNYRQHIDKLKFSSVTETPDIVQARINAQQLSDLNYRADYEKTKTQYTLSQDLPQIKKAKANAELFSEIKYKEDWEKNKTKACDASVNDLAIRAAKASRDLASDVKYKESFVKNKDKAVGVNISDTKTLHSLQVAKMSSEIAYKKSSKESRSQYHLPQDMVNLSHAKKAQALASDLEYRKKLHDYTILPDDVRVQQAKKAYNLQSQNVYRSDLNWMKGVGWEADGCLDVAQAKKAGELVSEKKYRQKVDGVKFTQVADTPTIRHAKKSQELQSGLAYKAGTERTMHHYTMTKDEPLFRQAKANADLLSAKTYKSSWEEQREKGFELRLDSLSILTAKAKRDLASDVKYKQNYEMTKGKMIGVKTVAGDSQLSHSTHATRLQSERSYKKQYEDSKSRHSASLDMLTLTHARKAQDLATDTKYRTFLHRYTTLPSDMKVQWAKKAYHLQSDNTYRSDLNWMRGVGWTAAGSLDVEQAKKAGEVLSEKKYRQDVSALKFTSVEDSPEMVQAKLSNKLAVDRLYREKGESVKHQYTLRGELPEHVQAKQNARNLSEKRYKESWTKIRDAGYKLRLDAITFQAAKTSGEILSDQKYKEQFEKMKGKMIGLKGLEDDINIAHSVHAGKLQSDIKYKKDSVKVHSQFHLPMDMLEVTHAKKAQALVSEQDYRHTLHQYTSLPDDLKVQAAKRAYELQSEKLYRSDLNYLRGAAWVATGALQIEESRRATDLLSERKYRQQPHKFKHTSVADSPDIVHAKMSSKITNERLYKAAGENYRHNYTMTAERPEITQAKLNAANFSESKYRESWHTLRAQGYKLTMQDIPFQQAKSSTGIASDYQYKHNHVLEKGKHIGARSILDDPRLLHCMQVGRLQSNQQYRKDALSTSSQYHLPLDLVDLVHAKKAQALASDQDYKTHIHRYTVLPDDMKVQWAKKAYNLQSEKVYKSDLNFLKGVAWDSVGTPQLELAKKAGELISDKKYRQLPDRLKFTSVADSPDIVHAKNSYQQCSERLYKSGDSEAMHKYTLPPDHPDFIRAKLNAQQISDKVYKTSGDQVRMAGNDLRLDAIPFQTAKVSREIASDFRYKEAFVKGKGQQVGLLSVADDPKMVHSLAMGKLQSNNEYKKQFQEMRSQFKIHGDQPEFLQARKSQAQASNLGYRQQLHTYTCDPEQLTVRHAKQAYQLQSDVNYKSDLNWIKGVGWTPPGSHRVEMARRAAELGLAEGVDTDEAIAQYQQIMMIQRLQQSSSEREEGGQQLQEPGVNPDAMEVLHVKRKKTIQTNFRQATTTISKSSTATQSILTSQSAAVVAPVSAAAK